The following proteins are encoded in a genomic region of Candidatus Nitrospira nitrificans:
- a CDS encoding chemotaxis protein CheA — MSNDFAQFQDAFFDEAAEHLAVVETGLLALEQHSEDRDLLHKIFRSAHSIKGASGMFGFNAVAQFTHKMETLLDLLRNGQRAVSPAIADLLLKATDCLKTLIESVKTGSAVDEATVQRLADELASESQQSDTGVRAVTPDQTHERQGDRTYRIAWTPPAWLFQRGLDPLQVLRELRDLGSLTEVTIDLSRLPSLDEIDPEKCYLSWQMSLTTGKDQKIIEAVFEFVREDSVLTIEETVVSSSGFQVSGSASQHETRNQRPETAEGEAKPLGQILVEDGVVSPAVLDQALAQQRRVGEILVEQKAVTPQQLAQALQKQKQQEAAVQTKKADVASIRVDTDKIDKLINLVGELVITQSMLSDLGARFEMSHMHLLLERVAQLERNTREIQERVMSIRMLPIGTAFSRFPRLVRDLSAKSGKKIQLILSGEETELDKTVIESIGDPLTHLVRNSADHGLEMPEERLDNNKSETGTIKLNAYHEGGNICITVEDDGRGLNREKIVAKAVKQGLIGENEKLTDDQIWPLIFRPGFSTAEKVTDVSGRGVGMDVVKRNIEELGGTVSIHTTQGQGSIFTLKLPLTLAIIEGMTVRVGHDTYIVPLLSILESIQPKSGDVKTVVGKGELINVRGTYLPMMRLYEVFALQPEIIDPSKAILLILETEGERVAVMVDEILGQQQVVIKSMEQNFRKVEGIAGATILGDGTVGFILDVRGLLEIARRGEPVAA, encoded by the coding sequence ATGAGCAACGACTTCGCGCAATTTCAAGACGCCTTTTTCGATGAGGCGGCGGAGCATCTGGCGGTGGTCGAAACCGGGCTATTGGCGCTGGAACAACATTCGGAAGATCGGGACCTTCTGCATAAGATCTTTCGTTCCGCCCATTCGATCAAGGGCGCGAGCGGCATGTTCGGCTTCAACGCGGTTGCGCAATTCACGCACAAGATGGAGACGCTGCTCGATTTGCTGAGAAACGGGCAACGAGCCGTGTCGCCGGCGATCGCGGATCTGCTCCTGAAAGCGACCGATTGCTTGAAAACCTTGATCGAATCGGTCAAGACGGGGTCGGCGGTTGATGAGGCCACGGTGCAACGACTCGCGGACGAATTGGCGTCGGAGAGCCAACAGTCGGATACCGGTGTCAGGGCGGTCACACCGGATCAGACTCATGAGCGGCAGGGGGATCGGACGTACAGAATCGCCTGGACTCCCCCCGCCTGGCTGTTCCAGCGGGGGCTCGATCCACTGCAAGTGTTGAGAGAGTTGAGAGATCTTGGGAGTCTGACCGAGGTCACGATCGACCTGTCCCGGTTGCCGAGTCTGGACGAGATCGATCCCGAGAAGTGCTATCTCTCTTGGCAGATGTCACTCACGACCGGCAAGGATCAGAAGATCATCGAGGCCGTATTTGAGTTCGTCCGAGAAGACAGCGTACTCACGATCGAAGAAACCGTCGTTTCAAGTTCCGGGTTTCAAGTTTCAGGTTCAGCTTCTCAACATGAAACACGAAACCAGAGACCAGAAACCGCCGAAGGCGAGGCGAAACCCCTTGGGCAAATCCTCGTCGAGGACGGTGTGGTGTCTCCGGCCGTTCTGGATCAGGCCCTGGCGCAACAAAGGCGAGTCGGAGAAATCCTTGTCGAGCAGAAGGCGGTCACGCCGCAACAGTTGGCGCAGGCGCTGCAAAAGCAGAAACAGCAGGAAGCCGCCGTGCAAACCAAGAAAGCCGACGTCGCGTCGATTCGCGTGGACACCGATAAAATCGACAAGCTCATCAACCTGGTCGGTGAACTGGTCATTACGCAGTCGATGTTAAGCGACCTCGGCGCCCGCTTCGAGATGAGCCACATGCACCTGCTGCTGGAGCGGGTGGCGCAATTGGAGCGGAACACGCGCGAAATCCAAGAACGAGTCATGAGTATCCGCATGTTGCCGATCGGCACGGCCTTCAGCCGCTTTCCCAGACTGGTCCGAGACCTGTCGGCCAAGTCAGGAAAAAAAATTCAACTGATCCTCTCCGGCGAAGAAACCGAACTCGACAAGACGGTCATCGAGTCCATCGGAGATCCCCTCACGCATCTGGTCAGGAACTCGGCCGACCATGGCTTGGAGATGCCGGAAGAACGCCTCGACAACAACAAGTCGGAAACCGGCACGATCAAGCTCAACGCCTATCATGAAGGGGGCAACATCTGCATCACCGTTGAAGACGACGGGCGCGGACTGAATCGCGAGAAGATCGTCGCCAAAGCCGTCAAACAGGGTCTGATCGGCGAAAACGAGAAGTTGACCGACGACCAGATCTGGCCTCTCATTTTCAGGCCGGGGTTTTCGACGGCGGAGAAGGTGACGGACGTGTCCGGGCGAGGGGTCGGCATGGACGTCGTCAAGCGAAATATCGAAGAGCTGGGCGGCACCGTCAGCATTCACACGACACAGGGGCAGGGGTCGATCTTCACGCTCAAGCTCCCGTTGACGCTGGCCATTATCGAAGGCATGACCGTCCGGGTCGGCCACGACACGTACATCGTGCCGCTGTTGTCCATTTTGGAATCGATCCAGCCGAAGTCAGGCGATGTGAAAACCGTCGTCGGCAAGGGGGAACTGATCAATGTGCGCGGCACCTATTTGCCCATGATGCGCCTGTACGAGGTGTTTGCCCTGCAGCCGGAGATCATCGACCCCAGCAAAGCCATTCTGCTCATCCTTGAGACGGAAGGGGAGCGCGTGGCGGTGATGGTGGACGAAATTCTCGGCCAGCAGCAGGTCGTGATCAAAAGCATGGAGCAGAACTTCCGGAAGGTCGAGGGCATCGCCGGCGCGACGATACTCGGCGACGGCACGGTCGGATTCATTCTCGATGTCCGTGGACTATTGGAAATCGCCCGCCGAGGGGAGCCGGTGGCGGCGTGA
- a CDS encoding response regulator translates to MNRTALIVDDSRTMRQMVAFTLTNAGFTVIEAEDGKVAVKKVSGGVKMDIVVTDLNMPEMDGITLIKELRKMNTFKFTPILMLTTESTVEKKKEGKEAGATGWIVKPFNPDVLLKTIAKVLPA, encoded by the coding sequence ATGAACAGGACCGCGCTGATCGTCGATGATTCACGCACCATGCGGCAAATGGTCGCGTTTACCCTCACGAACGCCGGGTTTACCGTGATCGAAGCGGAGGACGGGAAAGTCGCGGTCAAGAAGGTTTCCGGCGGCGTGAAGATGGATATCGTCGTGACGGACCTGAACATGCCGGAAATGGACGGCATCACCCTCATCAAAGAACTTCGCAAAATGAATACGTTCAAGTTCACCCCGATTCTCATGCTGACGACGGAGTCGACGGTAGAAAAGAAAAAAGAGGGTAAAGAAGCCGGCGCAACGGGATGGATCGTCAAGCCGTTCAACCCGGACGTTTTGCTGAAAACCATCGCCAAGGTGCTGCCGGCATGA
- a CDS encoding STAS domain-containing protein, which translates to MTTESSSPQPSQAEDQNPRHLAPKGDITIFEADEFKDSLAKLFTNDGLVSVDLSAVARVDTAAIQLLLAAKKQNRMFVSGISESLQTRLHQLGFTGSLSE; encoded by the coding sequence ATGACCACGGAATCATCATCCCCGCAACCGTCTCAGGCGGAAGATCAGAACCCCAGACATCTCGCTCCGAAAGGGGACATCACTATTTTCGAAGCGGACGAATTCAAAGACTCGCTGGCGAAGTTGTTCACAAACGATGGACTGGTGTCGGTAGATCTCAGCGCCGTCGCCAGAGTCGATACGGCGGCGATTCAGCTGCTGCTGGCCGCCAAGAAACAAAACCGAATGTTCGTGTCGGGGATTTCCGAGAGCTTGCAGACACGATTGCACCAGCTCGGATTCACCGGGTCGCTGAGCGAGTAA